A genomic region of Paenibacillus sp. PL2-23 contains the following coding sequences:
- a CDS encoding WecB/TagA/CpsF family glycosyltransferase has protein sequence MSKHVPTVPIFGIPFSKLSMDETVSYLTQAIEEGQLTHVITANPIMVMAALDNPAFARTMRRADLIVPDGAGVVWAAKVGGNPVAERVTGFDLMHRLLAEGEKRRWTAYLLGTTQEIIEAAAEKLQLQYPQVRIVGYRNGFFGPADDEAIVEEIRGLKPHLLFVARGMDKEEWNAAYKQRLGVPFIMGVGGSFDVVSGKLKRAPEVYQKLKLEWLYRLLQEPARYKRMLALPKFVVKVLRNKENVTKPRPES, from the coding sequence ATGTCGAAACATGTGCCAACCGTGCCGATATTTGGCATACCGTTCTCGAAACTAAGCATGGACGAGACGGTCAGTTATCTTACACAGGCCATTGAGGAAGGCCAGCTGACGCACGTCATTACGGCTAATCCGATTATGGTGATGGCGGCCTTGGACAACCCGGCGTTCGCCCGGACAATGCGCAGGGCCGACTTGATCGTACCGGACGGCGCGGGAGTCGTATGGGCGGCGAAGGTTGGCGGCAATCCAGTCGCCGAGCGCGTGACAGGCTTCGATCTGATGCACCGGCTGCTGGCGGAGGGCGAGAAGCGCCGCTGGACGGCGTATCTGCTCGGCACCACGCAGGAGATTATCGAGGCGGCGGCGGAGAAGCTGCAGCTTCAATACCCTCAGGTGCGAATCGTGGGGTACCGCAACGGATTTTTTGGCCCTGCGGACGACGAGGCGATCGTGGAGGAAATTCGCGGGCTGAAGCCGCATCTCCTGTTCGTCGCGCGCGGTATGGACAAGGAAGAGTGGAACGCGGCGTACAAGCAGCGTCTGGGCGTCCCGTTCATCATGGGCGTAGGAGGCAGCTTCGATGTCGTGTCGGGCAAGCTGAAGCGAGCCCCGGAGGTGTATCAGAAGCTCAAGCTGGAGTGGCTGTACAGGCTTCTGCAAGAGCCGGCGCGGTACAAGAGAATGCTTGCGCTGCCGAAATTCGTCGTGAAAGTGCTTCGCAACAAAGAAAACGTAACAAAACCTCGTCCAGAGTCGTAA
- a CDS encoding DUF5693 family protein codes for MRWQRWNRRAKLWLWAITLIGVVAALPLGASRMAMEQSSDRVEYVFDYRDIVEVAELQPKPREFVEDKLEGLKSAGITTMAVYESSLKELKQAGRLVYYNKDEAALLQGILPDRNANYTYVLFSGPEEEEQLAPILREAYERMGVGIRSWSYEGRGGLVLEESTTAAALKTLDFDPMALQAVSEAGFHILPRFSDRVVPYDSVRTAAQLERLKAYGITRVLFDGEKAKGASDQGESGSLDSFGQLLEQYELGLTAIENLKKPQQGIHKLAYITDYNVVRVYSLSPEDSLAMTGAGIEDRFLLAAKDRNIRMFFLNTTTKGNQDLGLLEHSIDKLATIMGGEAGVIASLEKEGFPAGIAEPFQAEKHAWEKPLRGIVALGAIAMITLLIGAFVPAVTIPVFLLGLAGSAGLYVLNSSMLEQGLALGVAVSGPTLALIWVMNRIYSRTLGERRMVGGEEWSVGSAEVDKRKAWVFPQVSAGRRLGTAVAWFIVATLMTWTAIPLVFGLLNNITYSLVLEQFRGVSVLHLAPLFLVAVYVVLYEGGDGRGVMGRALKLLREPVRVAWLVIALAVGAVGFYYLSRTGNAGEVSSIELLIRGWLESTFGVRPRFKEFMLGHPPLLLGLFLAIRYRAAWVLIIVGALGQLTMVSTFTHIHTPLYISIVRTLLGLGAGLIIGLILIGGWLVLEGVYRKWLAPAIRKYSA; via the coding sequence ATGCGTTGGCAGCGTTGGAATCGACGGGCGAAGCTGTGGCTGTGGGCCATTACGCTGATTGGCGTGGTGGCGGCCTTGCCGCTGGGCGCATCGCGTATGGCGATGGAGCAGTCTTCGGACAGGGTCGAGTATGTGTTCGATTATCGGGATATCGTGGAGGTCGCGGAGCTTCAGCCGAAGCCCCGCGAGTTCGTGGAGGACAAGCTGGAGGGGCTGAAGAGCGCGGGCATTACGACAATGGCCGTCTACGAAAGCTCCTTGAAGGAGCTGAAGCAGGCTGGCCGGCTTGTATATTACAACAAGGATGAGGCGGCGCTGCTGCAGGGAATTCTGCCTGACCGCAACGCCAATTACACCTATGTGCTGTTCAGCGGACCGGAAGAGGAGGAGCAGCTTGCCCCAATTCTTCGTGAAGCTTACGAGCGCATGGGCGTAGGCATCCGCAGCTGGTCCTATGAAGGCCGCGGCGGTCTCGTTCTGGAGGAATCCACAACGGCGGCTGCGCTGAAGACGCTGGATTTCGACCCTATGGCGCTGCAGGCGGTCTCGGAGGCCGGATTTCATATCCTTCCTCGATTCTCTGACCGCGTCGTGCCTTATGATTCGGTAAGAACGGCTGCTCAGCTGGAGCGGTTGAAGGCTTATGGCATCACGCGGGTGCTGTTCGACGGCGAGAAGGCCAAGGGCGCGTCGGACCAAGGAGAGAGCGGCAGCCTGGACAGCTTCGGGCAGCTGCTGGAGCAATACGAGCTGGGTCTGACGGCAATTGAGAATCTGAAGAAACCGCAGCAAGGCATTCATAAATTGGCTTATATTACAGACTATAATGTAGTCAGAGTGTATTCGCTGTCCCCGGAGGACAGTCTGGCGATGACGGGTGCAGGCATTGAGGATCGTTTCCTTCTGGCTGCCAAGGACCGGAATATTCGAATGTTTTTCCTGAATACGACGACCAAGGGCAATCAGGACCTCGGCTTGCTGGAGCATTCTATCGACAAGCTGGCGACGATTATGGGCGGCGAAGCCGGGGTGATAGCAAGCCTGGAGAAAGAGGGCTTCCCCGCCGGTATCGCTGAGCCATTCCAGGCGGAGAAGCACGCGTGGGAGAAGCCGCTTCGCGGCATCGTAGCGCTAGGCGCTATCGCGATGATCACGCTGCTGATCGGCGCGTTTGTCCCGGCTGTGACCATTCCAGTCTTCCTACTTGGCTTGGCAGGGTCTGCAGGCCTGTATGTACTGAACAGCTCCATGCTGGAGCAGGGGCTTGCGCTTGGCGTTGCCGTCAGCGGGCCGACGCTTGCTCTCATCTGGGTCATGAACCGCATCTATTCGCGCACGCTCGGCGAGCGCAGAATGGTGGGCGGCGAGGAGTGGAGCGTAGGCTCGGCTGAAGTGGACAAGCGTAAGGCTTGGGTGTTCCCTCAGGTGTCCGCGGGCCGACGTCTCGGCACGGCTGTGGCCTGGTTCATTGTGGCGACGCTTATGACCTGGACAGCGATTCCGCTTGTATTCGGACTGTTGAACAATATTACGTACAGCCTCGTGCTGGAGCAGTTCCGCGGGGTCAGCGTGCTGCATCTGGCGCCGCTGTTCCTTGTCGCCGTCTATGTCGTGTTGTACGAGGGCGGCGACGGACGGGGCGTCATGGGACGAGCCCTGAAGCTGCTGCGTGAGCCGGTTCGCGTCGCTTGGCTTGTCATCGCTCTTGCGGTGGGCGCTGTCGGGTTCTATTATTTGTCCCGTACGGGCAATGCCGGCGAGGTGTCCTCGATTGAGCTGCTCATTCGCGGCTGGCTGGAATCGACATTCGGCGTTCGTCCGCGCTTCAAGGAGTTTATGCTGGGGCATCCGCCGCTGCTGCTTGGCCTGTTCCTTGCGATTCGCTATCGCGCGGCGTGGGTACTTATTATCGTAGGTGCGCTTGGACAGCTGACGATGGTCAGCACGTTCACGCATATTCATACACCGCTGTATATTTCGATTGTACGAACGCTGCTGGGTCTTGGCGCAGGCCTCATCATTGGCTTGATCCTGATTGGCGGCTGGCTTGTTCTGGAAGGAGTCTATCGCAAATGGCTGGCACCCGCAATTCGCAAGTATTCCGCATAG
- a CDS encoding phospho-sugar mutase gives MSSIANETIQSRYEAWLNDPMIDEATKSELRGIAGQEKEITDRFYRELEFGTGGLRGVMGAGTNRMNAYTVGKATQGLANWLLARAGGSVPSVVIAHDSRNNSPEFALDSALVLAGNGIKTYLFRGLRPTPQLSFAVRTLGASSGIVITASHNPPEYNGYKAYGSDGCQLIPEDAEQVIAAIGAIGFDAIKRVSQEDAEAQGLLVWLEEDADRQYIDTVIGESLNQELLQGELGERFSVVFTPLHGTGNTPVREALKGIGFRNVHVVPEQEQPDGYFSTVKSPNPEEREAFELAIRLAKQVNADIIIGTDPDADRMGAVVKDNKGEYVVLTGNQSGALMVHYKLSVLRDRGLLPDNGVVIKTIVTSEMGADIARSYGAEVENTLTGFKYIGEKMTRYEQTGERSFLFGYEESYGYLSGTYARDKDAIVAAMLICEAAAYYSSQGKTLYDVLEELYGTFGYYLEGLESRTLKGFDGVQKIGAIMNDWRENPPVEVAGVKIAEALDYSGGLEGLRPENVLKYKLEDGSWFCLRPSGTEPKIKIYFGVKKESSQASASALRALRETVMSRVDGAV, from the coding sequence ATGAGTTCAATCGCAAATGAAACCATACAATCGCGTTATGAGGCTTGGCTGAACGATCCTATGATCGATGAGGCGACAAAATCGGAGCTTCGCGGCATTGCAGGACAAGAGAAGGAGATCACGGATCGCTTCTATCGCGAGCTCGAATTCGGGACAGGCGGTCTTCGCGGCGTTATGGGCGCGGGCACCAACCGGATGAATGCCTATACAGTGGGCAAAGCGACACAAGGCCTTGCGAACTGGCTGCTCGCGCGGGCGGGCGGATCGGTGCCGTCGGTTGTTATCGCTCACGATTCCCGCAACAACTCGCCTGAATTTGCGCTGGACTCGGCGCTGGTGCTGGCGGGCAACGGGATCAAAACCTACCTCTTCCGCGGTCTGCGGCCTACGCCGCAGCTGTCATTCGCGGTGCGCACGCTGGGCGCTTCCAGCGGCATCGTCATCACGGCAAGCCACAACCCGCCGGAGTACAACGGGTACAAGGCTTACGGCTCTGACGGCTGCCAGCTGATCCCTGAGGATGCGGAGCAGGTCATTGCGGCCATTGGAGCGATCGGCTTCGACGCCATCAAGCGGGTGTCCCAGGAGGATGCGGAGGCACAGGGCTTGCTCGTATGGCTGGAGGAGGATGCGGATCGTCAGTACATCGACACCGTCATTGGCGAAAGCCTTAACCAAGAGCTGCTGCAGGGCGAGCTTGGGGAGCGCTTCAGCGTTGTCTTCACCCCGCTGCATGGCACGGGCAACACTCCGGTGCGAGAGGCGCTGAAGGGCATTGGCTTCCGCAATGTGCATGTTGTGCCGGAGCAGGAGCAGCCGGACGGCTATTTCAGCACGGTGAAATCCCCGAATCCTGAGGAGAGAGAAGCGTTCGAGCTGGCTATCAGGCTGGCAAAGCAGGTGAATGCGGATATTATTATCGGCACGGACCCCGACGCCGACCGGATGGGCGCCGTGGTGAAGGACAACAAGGGCGAATATGTGGTGCTGACGGGCAATCAGTCCGGCGCGCTGATGGTGCATTACAAGCTCAGCGTGCTTCGAGACCGCGGCCTGCTGCCTGACAATGGCGTCGTTATCAAGACCATTGTGACCAGCGAGATGGGAGCGGACATTGCCCGTTCCTATGGCGCGGAAGTCGAGAATACACTTACCGGCTTCAAATATATCGGGGAGAAAATGACTCGCTACGAACAGACGGGCGAGCGCTCCTTCCTGTTCGGCTACGAGGAGAGCTACGGCTATCTGAGCGGCACCTACGCACGGGACAAGGACGCGATCGTGGCCGCTATGCTGATCTGCGAAGCGGCCGCTTATTACAGCAGCCAAGGCAAGACGCTGTATGACGTGCTGGAGGAGCTGTACGGCACGTTCGGCTACTACCTGGAGGGACTGGAATCCCGCACGCTGAAGGGCTTCGACGGGGTGCAGAAGATTGGCGCCATCATGAATGACTGGCGCGAGAATCCTCCGGTTGAGGTCGCCGGCGTGAAGATCGCCGAGGCGCTTGATTACAGCGGCGGCCTGGAGGGCTTGCGTCCTGAGAACGTCCTGAAGTATAAGCTGGAGGACGGCTCCTGGTTCTGTCTGCGGCCGTCTGGCACGGAGCCGAAGATTAAGATTTATTTTGGCGTGAAGAAGGAATCGTCCCAGGCTTCGGCTTCGGCGCTGCGCGCTTTGAGAGAAACCGTCATGTCCCGAGTGGACGGCGCGGTGTAG
- a CDS encoding MraY family glycosyltransferase: MPVGFLYAIGFIVALVLALVMTPLVKKFAFRIGAIDKPNHRKVHTRIMPRLGGLAIYVAFVGAFLAVSPFIPDGLLRPRDVNMINALLVGGTIIIILGALDDRFELSAKVKLLGQIAAACVVVFGFDVSIDLVNVPFGESMQPIAEWIGKPLTILWIVGVTNAINLIDGLDGLAAGVSGISIATIVIMASLMGFQPVILLSTLLLGGIVGFLVFNFHPAKIFMGDSGSLFLGFSLATLSMLGFKQVTIVSFVTPLLIIGVPLSDTFFAIVRRWVNKKPIFAPDRGHLHHRLRDLGFSHRRTVLIIWGVAAVFGALAVVQSAVVQSSAANWITFAVICMLMFLLQIGAEITGIVDKTRRPLINFLVRIGILRLAKVEAQQSRGK, translated from the coding sequence ATGCCTGTTGGCTTCTTGTACGCGATTGGATTTATTGTTGCCCTTGTTCTTGCATTAGTCATGACGCCGCTTGTGAAGAAATTTGCGTTCCGGATCGGCGCCATTGATAAACCTAACCATCGGAAGGTACATACGCGCATTATGCCGCGTCTCGGCGGCCTTGCTATCTATGTCGCTTTTGTAGGTGCTTTCCTGGCTGTATCGCCCTTCATTCCGGACGGGCTGCTTCGTCCTAGAGACGTGAATATGATTAACGCGCTGCTGGTAGGCGGCACCATTATCATCATCCTGGGCGCGCTGGACGACCGGTTCGAGCTGTCTGCCAAAGTGAAGCTGCTGGGCCAGATCGCCGCAGCCTGCGTCGTAGTGTTTGGCTTCGATGTCAGCATCGACCTCGTCAACGTGCCGTTCGGCGAATCCATGCAGCCTATTGCCGAGTGGATTGGCAAGCCGCTGACCATTCTGTGGATCGTCGGCGTGACCAACGCGATCAACCTGATCGACGGTCTGGATGGACTGGCTGCCGGCGTATCCGGCATCTCCATCGCGACCATTGTCATCATGGCGTCGCTGATGGGCTTCCAGCCGGTTATTCTGCTCAGCACCCTGCTGCTGGGCGGCATTGTCGGGTTTCTCGTGTTCAACTTCCATCCGGCCAAAATATTTATGGGAGACTCCGGCTCCCTGTTCCTGGGCTTCAGCTTGGCCACCTTGTCCATGCTGGGCTTCAAGCAGGTCACGATTGTCTCCTTCGTGACGCCGCTGCTTATCATCGGCGTGCCGCTGTCTGATACGTTCTTCGCGATTGTTCGCCGCTGGGTGAACAAGAAGCCGATCTTCGCGCCGGACAGAGGCCATCTGCATCATCGCCTGCGCGATCTGGGCTTCAGCCACAGACGCACGGTACTGATCATCTGGGGCGTAGCCGCCGTCTTCGGCGCGCTGGCAGTCGTGCAGTCCGCCGTCGTGCAGTCCAGCGCCGCGAACTGGATTACGTTCGCCGTTATCTGTATGCTTATGTTCCTGCTGCAGATCGGCGCCGAGATTACAGGCATCGTCGACAAGACGCGCCGCCCGCTTATCAACTTCCTGGTCCGTATCGGCATTCTCCGTCTCGCCAAGGTAGAGGCGCAGCAATCCCGCGGCAAATAA
- a CDS encoding S-layer homology domain-containing protein codes for MKRVLSLLLSFALLITMLPTFSLPQQASAAGSYFLFPNEHDVISSPRIVSTPTVNLSGTINGVNGGSISYNVKQITAAGKELNTTQEISTGISTTNDNKITVSGIVLFAGLNKITFKGIAGTSEVSESIYIEYRNSPMLYDLKINFENQEYDMQESGPTMLYASGNQTSSSGSIVITGKAPNATKVTIVINGRSYDFNVSTTSDNRFSTSQLTIDKGMNTIQFKVYNGGQVIESTREVAYYNGEVTFYNLAMKDTSKTSKLEHNMNFLTGANTAGHVKVTGSAIVPLPVRTLNDPVSPQTVIDPTDPQFINKLGALFTMETQINGGSVTDVAVAAAVTHSEITASTKFITVNYTFNVPAFTFDASNRIRFKAPNNTSYGYSSWYTFTVRNNSLAYIEDINYLSGFDVSMVNPDTNSTQILGLQGVDIPSDGVNVYSMPMAAEVLIGNYSVLGADYTNLLKINGNQQADGNSHFSQIKRPGTGTPPPLTEIVYRTVNNESVPFLRVFVVLDQLPKSGTNEVSFQLNRANTAASQEVKKVIAKLLYGPHAKFNSLVDGMKVEYDTVKGNVSDLMAELGNFYGQLLNVTNTSDIAYNTTTGPTGKQQSVFLYLNNVEIELEQDSVVTKFRPKGITGAGADTVKNNIVAVMNKAGDNTVKIVFRSGTNVYENTLKFSVVPTNLPVVPAPNTDGVYPYTSGASKPLPNDPSFTKQGTVFTTKEAFFNVYGTFDFVDLGGVGNFVQGHTDLADSKNNYKVVISSPNWKSTVQWDLTKEFWPTSNGDPVPNYETVPFNRDPDPTKGSNPSTSDASIRFYYDVDDEYFYFIMNNQSMPIDGSSQVFVITVFNAGEAGPRATYRLEINPVSIPYTIKSPLKEERTMNQNYVEVIISSPGADSIVVNKINAEPVKFVEYVGGVETYVDAFKAVVKDLKENKETKIPFTITRGDDTIKQDLVVKYVPATIPGASVLQTMKSSHKMFDSALELTFERNTQLVRPNYNASTNQSTQVYSGNDIMFSIANPNDGIVNRHMFESQPPNYSANSQAEGNLHIGYRFQDIARQYIKASPLFWIDAGLADDPDPTSPQYDPITSGVDPFPFPNVAGKYLESFASRWNQFDRELVPTKAGELTLSYDANVAQAAGTTITVFRFDPYNSTWENIGGVVDEKNRTITVPFTKFGYYVAAKMTRSYNDMTDHPYAREAMEAIYAKGIMNAVDPVGVFGADRYVTRGEFSRMIIRALDLPLNYGGDMHFSYYPETITNANNANALFDYRYIETAARAGIVRGTRPGFFDEDVELTRQDASVMLARALDLKLETSGTKAKASLDKIFKDSGSFDYYSIPSVLAIQKKGFIQGQLINPEEPKEGSVFVPKARLLRSDAAIIMARVMKDMKKLPPIYN; via the coding sequence TTGAAAAGGGTATTATCATTGCTACTGTCCTTTGCGCTACTTATTACCATGCTGCCGACGTTCAGCTTGCCTCAGCAGGCAAGTGCTGCGGGCTCTTACTTCCTGTTCCCGAATGAGCATGACGTCATCTCCAGTCCAAGAATCGTCTCCACGCCGACTGTCAACCTCTCTGGTACGATCAATGGCGTGAATGGCGGCTCCATCAGCTATAACGTTAAGCAAATTACAGCTGCCGGCAAGGAGCTGAACACTACTCAGGAGATCAGCACTGGCATCAGCACGACCAACGACAACAAAATTACGGTTAGCGGCATCGTTCTATTCGCGGGCCTGAACAAAATTACGTTCAAAGGCATTGCGGGCACTTCTGAGGTCAGCGAATCCATCTATATTGAATACCGGAACAGCCCGATGCTGTACGACCTGAAGATCAACTTCGAGAACCAGGAGTACGACATGCAGGAGTCTGGCCCGACCATGCTCTATGCCTCCGGCAATCAAACCTCGAGCTCCGGATCTATCGTGATTACAGGTAAAGCGCCAAACGCTACAAAGGTTACCATTGTGATCAACGGCCGCAGCTACGACTTTAACGTTTCCACGACAAGCGACAACCGCTTTAGCACCTCGCAGCTGACGATTGACAAGGGTATGAACACGATTCAGTTCAAGGTCTACAACGGCGGACAGGTTATTGAATCAACCCGTGAAGTGGCATACTATAACGGTGAAGTGACGTTCTATAACTTGGCGATGAAGGATACGTCCAAGACCTCCAAGCTTGAACATAACATGAACTTCCTCACTGGCGCCAATACAGCGGGACATGTTAAAGTGACGGGCTCGGCTATCGTGCCTTTGCCGGTGCGTACACTCAATGACCCGGTGAGCCCGCAGACGGTCATCGATCCAACGGATCCGCAGTTTATTAACAAGCTGGGCGCTCTGTTCACGATGGAGACTCAGATTAATGGAGGTTCTGTTACGGATGTGGCAGTAGCCGCTGCTGTTACGCACAGCGAGATTACTGCGTCCACAAAGTTCATTACGGTTAACTATACATTTAATGTGCCAGCCTTCACGTTCGATGCGAGCAACCGTATTCGGTTCAAGGCGCCGAACAATACTTCCTATGGATACTCCAGCTGGTATACGTTCACCGTGCGGAATAACAGTCTGGCGTATATCGAGGACATTAATTACCTGTCCGGCTTCGACGTATCGATGGTGAATCCGGATACGAATTCTACGCAAATTCTGGGCCTGCAGGGTGTAGATATTCCGAGCGATGGCGTTAATGTGTATTCCATGCCAATGGCTGCAGAGGTGTTGATCGGCAACTATTCGGTGCTTGGCGCCGACTATACAAACCTGCTGAAGATAAATGGGAACCAGCAGGCGGATGGCAATTCGCATTTTAGCCAAATTAAGAGACCGGGCACAGGCACTCCGCCTCCGCTGACCGAAATTGTTTACCGAACGGTTAATAATGAGTCGGTGCCGTTCCTGCGTGTATTCGTCGTGCTGGATCAGCTGCCGAAGAGCGGCACCAACGAGGTTTCCTTCCAGCTTAACCGTGCCAACACTGCTGCCTCGCAAGAAGTGAAGAAGGTGATTGCGAAGCTTCTGTACGGTCCGCACGCGAAGTTCAACTCATTGGTTGACGGCATGAAGGTCGAATACGATACGGTTAAAGGCAATGTCTCCGATCTGATGGCGGAGCTTGGGAATTTCTATGGTCAACTCTTGAACGTTACCAACACAAGCGACATTGCCTATAATACGACGACAGGCCCTACCGGCAAGCAGCAATCTGTCTTCCTATACCTGAATAATGTGGAGATTGAGCTGGAGCAGGATTCAGTAGTAACGAAGTTCAGACCCAAAGGAATTACTGGTGCTGGTGCTGACACGGTCAAAAATAATATCGTAGCCGTCATGAACAAGGCGGGTGACAATACGGTCAAGATCGTATTCCGCTCTGGTACGAACGTCTACGAGAACACATTGAAGTTCAGTGTCGTCCCGACGAATCTGCCGGTTGTTCCGGCTCCGAATACGGACGGGGTCTATCCGTACACCAGCGGAGCGTCGAAGCCGCTGCCGAATGATCCTAGCTTCACCAAGCAAGGCACCGTCTTCACAACGAAGGAAGCCTTCTTCAATGTATACGGAACCTTCGACTTTGTGGACCTGGGCGGAGTTGGCAACTTTGTCCAGGGACACACCGATTTGGCTGACAGCAAGAACAACTACAAGGTGGTCATCTCCTCACCAAACTGGAAGAGCACGGTTCAATGGGATTTAACCAAGGAGTTCTGGCCGACTTCCAATGGTGATCCTGTACCAAATTACGAAACGGTACCTTTCAACAGAGATCCTGATCCTACGAAGGGCAGCAACCCGTCGACGTCGGATGCGTCTATTCGGTTCTACTATGATGTAGATGATGAATACTTCTACTTCATTATGAACAATCAGTCCATGCCGATCGACGGCAGCTCGCAGGTATTCGTGATTACAGTATTCAATGCAGGTGAAGCGGGGCCTCGGGCCACCTATCGTCTGGAGATTAATCCGGTATCCATTCCATACACAATTAAGTCGCCTTTGAAGGAAGAGCGCACGATGAACCAGAACTATGTGGAGGTTATTATCTCTTCCCCTGGCGCGGACTCCATCGTAGTCAACAAGATTAATGCTGAGCCCGTGAAGTTCGTGGAATACGTGGGCGGTGTAGAAACCTATGTGGACGCGTTCAAAGCCGTTGTGAAGGATTTGAAGGAGAATAAGGAAACGAAGATTCCATTCACCATCACACGAGGCGATGATACCATCAAGCAGGATCTAGTCGTCAAATATGTTCCGGCAACGATTCCTGGCGCATCGGTGCTGCAGACAATGAAGTCGTCACATAAGATGTTCGACAGCGCTCTGGAGCTGACGTTCGAGAGAAATACACAGCTTGTGCGTCCAAATTATAACGCATCAACGAATCAATCAACGCAGGTGTACAGCGGCAATGATATTATGTTCTCGATAGCTAACCCGAATGACGGCATCGTGAACCGCCATATGTTCGAGAGCCAGCCGCCGAACTACTCAGCCAACAGTCAAGCGGAAGGCAATCTGCATATCGGCTATCGATTCCAAGACATCGCCAGACAGTATATCAAGGCAAGCCCATTGTTCTGGATCGACGCAGGCCTTGCGGATGACCCGGATCCCACTTCGCCTCAGTATGACCCGATTACAAGCGGCGTAGATCCATTTCCGTTCCCGAACGTGGCTGGCAAGTATCTGGAGAGCTTCGCAAGCCGCTGGAACCAATTCGACCGCGAGCTGGTCCCTACCAAGGCTGGCGAGCTGACACTGTCATACGATGCCAATGTGGCGCAAGCAGCGGGCACGACGATTACCGTCTTCCGATTCGACCCGTACAACAGCACATGGGAGAATATCGGCGGTGTTGTCGACGAGAAGAATCGTACAATCACTGTGCCGTTCACAAAGTTCGGCTATTATGTCGCAGCCAAGATGACACGCAGCTATAACGACATGACGGATCATCCTTATGCACGTGAAGCTATGGAAGCCATCTACGCTAAGGGTATTATGAATGCAGTTGACCCTGTAGGCGTATTCGGTGCAGACCGCTACGTAACGCGCGGCGAGTTCTCCCGTATGATTATTCGTGCGCTGGACCTTCCATTGAATTACGGCGGCGATATGCACTTCTCGTATTATCCAGAGACCATTACAAATGCGAATAATGCCAATGCGCTGTTTGACTATCGTTATATTGAGACGGCGGCCAGAGCAGGCATTGTACGGGGCACCAGACCTGGATTCTTCGATGAGGATGTAGAATTGACTCGTCAGGATGCTTCGGTTATGCTCGCTAGAGCATTGGACCTGAAGCTGGAGACGAGTGGAACGAAGGCGAAGGCTTCACTTGATAAGATCTTCAAGGATTCCGGCAGCTTCGATTATTATTCGATTCCATCTGTGCTCGCTATTCAGAAGAAAGGGTTCATTCAAGGCCAACTGATCAATCCGGAAGAGCCGAAGGAAGGCTCCGTGTTCGTGCCGAAGGCTAGACTGCTTCGGAGCGATGCAGCCATCATTATGGCTCGCGTGATGAAGGATATGAAGAAGCTTCCTCCGATTTACAATTAG
- the csaB gene encoding polysaccharide pyruvyl transferase CsaB encodes MAGTRNSQVFRIAVSGYYGFRNSGDEAVLRSILLALEKAAAEQGVQVQPVVLSADPEWTSRMYGVESAHRMRPGDLLRTLRSCDGLISGGGSLLQDVTSAKTIPYYVGVLKLAQWLGKPTFVYAQGIGPVNRRAMYPLIRSAMRRSRYVSVRDAESAALLARMGVSPDRIEVVPDPVMGLPLPPGTVPAARGGAAAETPPVLGVSLRRWREDGADMARAAEALVALSKRRPVRLRFLPFHTPSDGVTSELVMERLSGRLGEGSSAELAAPGDDPQAMLLEVSRCDALLGMRLHALIYAANQRVPLLGLSYDPKIDQFLNRLGLTPIGSTESLDPEAFADAACALLDAPEAWRDRYGPAIEELKQQASNPAQQIVRDLRHNRSR; translated from the coding sequence ATGGCTGGCACCCGCAATTCGCAAGTATTCCGCATAGCTGTATCCGGCTACTACGGCTTCCGCAACAGCGGTGACGAGGCGGTGCTCCGCTCCATCCTGCTGGCGCTGGAGAAGGCGGCCGCAGAGCAGGGGGTGCAGGTGCAGCCCGTCGTGCTGTCCGCCGATCCGGAGTGGACCAGCCGCATGTACGGCGTTGAGTCCGCGCACCGCATGCGTCCCGGCGACCTGCTGCGGACGCTCCGCTCCTGCGACGGACTGATCAGCGGCGGCGGCAGCTTGCTGCAGGATGTCACGAGCGCGAAGACGATCCCTTATTATGTTGGCGTGCTGAAGCTTGCCCAGTGGCTGGGCAAGCCGACGTTCGTCTACGCGCAGGGCATCGGCCCGGTGAACCGCCGCGCGATGTATCCCCTGATCCGGAGCGCGATGCGCCGGAGCAGGTACGTGTCTGTGCGGGACGCCGAGTCCGCCGCGCTGCTGGCGCGGATGGGCGTCTCGCCTGACCGGATCGAGGTTGTGCCCGATCCGGTTATGGGGCTGCCGCTGCCGCCGGGCACTGTGCCGGCAGCACGCGGCGGCGCCGCGGCCGAGACGCCGCCGGTGCTCGGCGTCTCGCTGCGCCGCTGGCGCGAGGACGGCGCCGATATGGCGCGCGCCGCCGAGGCGCTGGTCGCGCTGTCGAAGCGCAGGCCGGTGCGGCTGCGCTTCCTGCCGTTCCACACCCCCTCCGACGGAGTGACGTCGGAGCTGGTGATGGAACGGCTGAGCGGCCGGCTCGGCGAGGGAAGCTCCGCCGAGCTGGCCGCCCCAGGCGATGACCCCCAGGCGATGCTCCTGGAGGTCAGCCGGTGCGACGCGCTGCTGGGCATGCGCCTGCACGCGCTCATCTATGCCGCCAATCAGCGGGTGCCCCTGCTGGGATTGTCGTATGATCCCAAGATCGATCAGTTCCTGAATCGACTGGGATTGACGCCCATTGGCTCCACGGAGTCGCTGGACCCCGAGGCCTTCGCCGACGCGGCTTGCGCTCTGCTGGACGCGCCGGAGGCTTGGCGCGACCGCTACGGTCCTGCTATTGAAGAATTAAAGCAACAAGCAAGCAATCCTGCGCAACAAATTGTGCGTGACTTGCGTCATAATAGATCGAGGTGA